TACCAAATGGTTTAATTGGTGGCtaaaatttgaatatatttatatgagtATGATGATAGCATTTACAACCCCTTTCTTAAATTAccctacaaaaataaaataaataagttgaAATATTTCTAAAATCCTAAAAAACCTCACCAACAAATTTAActcaaaagtaaaataaaaattaaagaaaaaacctCACCAACAAACTTAattcaaaagtaaaaataaaaaattgaataaaaattaaaaaatactacTATAATCAAGACAATATAATACTATAAAGCTACAGAAACATTTATAGTTTATCTTATAACTAAACACATGATTCACAACAATAATGAAAGAATGGGGGGTTTTTGGTAAGTAGACTCACCCACTTGACACACATTGCTTATACCACTAGCTAGTCACAACCTTATAGTTATCATAACTAAAGTCGTAAATGTATAACAATACCAAAATACATTAAGGAACATATAGTTAACTGGACATGAGATTAATCATATAATGACACTAAGTGTTTGACAtaacaaatacttaaaaaagtCAACGGGGTCAAAACATACCGGTGTTACATTGTGTATAATTcaagaaataattaaaattagcTAAACTTTTTTTACTACATATCAGTATATCACATTGAATTAGTTAAGTGTTTTTGAAAGCGTTGTATTTATATTACACGAGCATTTAAAATGCATGCGACAAATGTAAATTTGAAAATTGGTTTATGTAATGCCGCAACGGTTACAAACCATTTGTACTAAGAAATATTATCTCTGTTTAATATAGCTaaagattcatatatatatatatatattttaatttgttctaATTCTTATATAAAGAGAGCGACCATTCATGAAACATAATCAATCCCTACATTGTAATAtaactagtttatatatatacaaagaaaaaaaaactcaaattaattaattattgcaAATAACATGTCATAAAGTCATCACTTTTAATCCTTATAATCCTTTATGATACACTTTGTTACTAAAAGCACCATCTTTTACCTTACAACAAAGGTGACAAGCACACCACTAATCCCCTTTGTAGAAAAATAGAATCAAACCAACAACAAATTATGTTGTGTTCATGAGTCATCTTGTCAGATTCCTTCTCCTTTTTTTCATAACACCACCCACCACCTCTCCTCCCTTTCATAAAGTAAATCAAGATTCCCAGATATTCATCACACAATCTTACATTTCTCTTTTTAGCCTCTGCATTTGGACTATCTTTTCCTTCCAAAATCCCAACTCATTCTACCTTGTcacaaactctttttttttcataccttttcttttataaaagaaaacaactCATTTTGCAACTACATTATCACTCTATATGTTCTAAAACAACTCATTTTGCAACTACATTATAGCTATTTATGTCCTTTTTTGTTTAGTATTTGGTTATTCAACAAGAAATACAAGAAGCAAATAATCCACATATGCTAGAAAAATACTAAAATTTGAGTAAATGGGTATTTCAAATTCAAAAGTAGAGACATGTAAGCCTTTGGGTTTATGCAAAGAAAGGAAAAAGTTCATCAAACAAGCAATTGATTCAAGGTACAATTTAGCAGCTGCTCATGTTGTTTATATTCAATCCCTTCATAATATAGGAATTGCCTTAAGTAAATTCGCAGAAACCGAATTTTCTTTAGAACAATCACACCCACCACCACGAGTTAATAATGGCAATAGTTCTAAGTTAAGTTACATGAAATCAAATGGGGTTAGTTCTGTAACtgttaatcttaatcttaatccaTCAGGTAGTAGTAGTTTTAGTAATAAAGTTAGTGTAGATGATGTAGAATCTTtgcagccaccaccaccaccaccaccgcggTTTTCTTGGGATTATTTTGAGCCTAGTGATGGAAGTTTTAGACTAATGGGTCATAATAGGTTTCAAAATGGAAAGAATGTAGATGACGATTTAGGAGTGTTGGTTACGCCTCCTGAATCGCTAAGAAAGGATCAAAATGGGCATTTTGATGATAATGTAGTTGAGAGTGAAGTGAAGGAGTCTGATTTGGTATGCAAAAATGATCAAAGTGAAGAATGTGATAGTTTAAAGGATGGTTGTTTGACAGAGCAAGAAAGTGATGATCATCCTGTTGAGTTGATTGCTCATAGAACTAAAGATTTTCTTTCTAGTATTAAAGAAATTGAGAATCACTTCATTAGAGCTTCAAAATCAGGGTATGAAGTTTCGAGGATGCTTGAGGCTAATAAGATCCAAGTTAGCTATTCTGAAGCAAGAggtatatatatcatgtttcaTTTCGATttcatatgctagttataagggtttttttttttttttttttttttttttttccgtttgaTCATTGTAAATGGCTTGGTTTAAATGTTTGATTTAGGTAGCTCAACGGGGTCTTCTTTATCTTTCTTAACTTGTTTTAGAGGAGAAAACGCGCTTGTTTTATATGGTAAGGTTTGACATTCGTGATTTTCGTTTGTTAGACCATGAATGCTTGTAAGAAAATACATACATTAAGCTTTATTGGTGTTTTACCATATGTAGAACCTCAACAAACAACAAAGGTCATTACATGGAAACGATCAACTTCTCTAAATTCATCGTTATCGAACCTTCAGAGCCCCCCAACAACCGATGATAAGGAAAATAATTTTATGGAAGAGTTTTGCATGATAGCAGGGAGCCATTCTTCAACTCTTGAAAGAGTATATGCTTGGGAAAGAAAGCTCTATGATGAAGTAAAGGTAAGCCTCCATTTGCTTTTATTTAACAATTCAAGTACAGATCAACTTTGACTTTGAGTTTGAACATTTTATGCTTTCGGGTTGTGCAGGCGAGTGAAAGTATTAGAAAGGAGTATGATAGAAAATGTGATGAACTAAGGCACCAATTCACAAAGGATATCAAACCTCATTTGATTGATAAAAATCGAGCCGTGGCTAAGGATTTGCATTCACGTTTGAAGGTTGCATTGCATACAGTTGATTCCATATCAAAACGGATTGAGAAAATGAGGGATGAAGAGTTACAACCGCAACTCTTGGAACTCATTCACGGGTAAGAGACACATTTTAAAAAACTGCTAAAATTTTGGTTATAACTTGTGATTAAACAATGCAGATTAATCAGGATGTGGAAGTCGATACTTGAATGTCACCGTACACAACACATAACCATCTCATTAGCTTATGATTCAAAGActtcaaaaaaccaaaaatatggCAGTGAAACCAAGAACCAGATTATGTCTGAGCTGCAGCATGAAACAGAACGCTTCGGATCAAGTTTTTCAGACTTGGTCAAATGCTACAATTCATACATTGATTCAATCAACAGTTGGCTCCAAAACTGCATCGTTCTACCAAAGGAACGAGTCAGGGGCAGAAGAGTCTTTTCTCCTAGACGGGCCGTGGCCCCACCTATCTTCGTTATAAGTCGTGATTGGTCAAATGGGCTTAAACTTCTTCCTTCTCAAAAACTAAGTGATGCCATCAAAGACTTTTCATGTCAAATTCGTCGCCTTTATAATGAAGAATTTCAGAACAAGGAGATAAGTTTGATTAATAGGGAGGAGATGAACAATGGTGAAGTTATCGGGTCGAGTTTGAGCAAGATGCATTCCTGTTTGACCAAAGTTCTTGATCGTTTGACCGAGTTTTCTGAAAGTTCATTGATGATGTATGAAGATATTAAAGTGAAATGTGAGACTGCTGAAAATGTGTACTCAAACTATAAGCCACCAAACAGAGCTTTTAGcatatgaaaatatgaaatcTTCTAGGTTTATGTTTTAGTTCATGGTCATATATATAGCTTGTTTTTCTTAGGATATGATTATATAAACATTTAGTTATGACCTTTAGGACCCATTTGACCATCTTGATGATAGGTTTGTTCGAATTTTACCATGTATAATATATCTTTAATTATACTGGAAGGTTGAATGAATCGTTTAAAACAAATGATGTAAAGAGATGTATAAATGATAAGGTTTTTaatttaggaaaatgattaatcaacctaactcatatgcctaaaaatcaacttaaaaccctaaaaatttaacatgtggatttcactaattctctttccttaTCTTGCCCCCTggtttttcacatgtcatcatcttattattaggcttatctttaggcacaccaattaagttaatttatcattatctattaatttattatatgtgCTGAAAcacacacttttttgttttatcattatttaatcacATTGTGAATTTGGACGTGAAAGTATATCATGGTGGATTGGTGGTAGTGCCGGTTCTCGCATCATTTTCTCATAAACAATctattttttgttcattttattGGTTAAAGTTTTGTTTAATTGCATGGAAattctatatatctttttatttgtctttttcGGACTATAGGACTTTTTCCCCCTACATGTTACTatacttctttctttttatgTCTACGCAATCGTACTTTTCAAATGTCTCTTTTTATATCAgtcattaaaagttgaaaaa
The Erigeron canadensis isolate Cc75 chromosome 2, C_canadensis_v1, whole genome shotgun sequence DNA segment above includes these coding regions:
- the LOC122588986 gene encoding protein ROLLING AND ERECT LEAF 2-like produces the protein MGISNSKVETCKPLGLCKERKKFIKQAIDSRYNLAAAHVVYIQSLHNIGIALSKFAETEFSLEQSHPPPRVNNGNSSKLSYMKSNGVSSVTVNLNLNPSGSSSFSNKVSVDDVESLQPPPPPPPRFSWDYFEPSDGSFRLMGHNRFQNGKNVDDDLGVLVTPPESLRKDQNGHFDDNVVESEVKESDLVCKNDQSEECDSLKDGCLTEQESDDHPVELIAHRTKDFLSSIKEIENHFIRASKSGYEVSRMLEANKIQVSYSEARGSSTGSSLSFLTCFRGENALVLYEPQQTTKVITWKRSTSLNSSLSNLQSPPTTDDKENNFMEEFCMIAGSHSSTLERVYAWERKLYDEVKASESIRKEYDRKCDELRHQFTKDIKPHLIDKNRAVAKDLHSRLKVALHTVDSISKRIEKMRDEELQPQLLELIHGLIRMWKSILECHRTQHITISLAYDSKTSKNQKYGSETKNQIMSELQHETERFGSSFSDLVKCYNSYIDSINSWLQNCIVLPKERVRGRRVFSPRRAVAPPIFVISRDWSNGLKLLPSQKLSDAIKDFSCQIRRLYNEEFQNKEISLINREEMNNGEVIGSSLSKMHSCLTKVLDRLTEFSESSLMMYEDIKVKCETAENVYSNYKPPNRAFSI